From a single Halorussus limi genomic region:
- a CDS encoding PAS domain S-box protein — METSGPSSPDTFDDVFDVFTRVDVPGTPLTASEIADELGRTPETVADELDELVGRGALEAKTVGTGERVWWRPPESSETVEESSEAALDQAQFRNLVEAVTDYAIFVLDREGRVQTWNEGAKQLKGYDEADILGQHFSNFYTDEDREAGVPQRNIERAVENGRVTDEGWRVRKDGTTFWASVTITAIRDDDGELQGFIKVTRDMTDRHEYEQRLRKEKERFETLVREVKDYAIFLLDADGIVQTWNDGAKQLKGYDEAEIVGQHFSAFYTDEDREAGRPEQNLSVAAEQGRVEDEGKRVRKDGTTFWANVIITALYDDEGEVRGFAKVTRDMTERHEYEQRLRAQRDELDELNQINTVIRDIDQALVTATTREEIEQAVCNRLASSTTYSAAWVGEFTEDYEDITPRTWAGVDDEYLETVRNANTDDAKETEKGVGALALRTGSVQPVQRLQRDSDGEPWRQASLAEGFESAISVPLLYDEVEYGVLTVYADHESAFDQRKIAVLSELGETISHAIAAIRRKEREQTLTALQESTRELLRTETQTEIGDIIVGTLTDDISLADAVVYAFDTAENALEPIAASSRGDAGAGRPVTVSAGADSPIWTSFERGETQFTDSVAPSGESGTHRTMLVPLGEYGVLAVGVGEQESFDGKMRNLVELVAATAEAAFKRTDRERRLQHQNDRLDSFASMLAHELRNPVTIGQIYGRQLPTDEAPEAVDYVTEAFDRIEDMIDVLLVLARGREAVDEQAPVPLADVARDAWEEVEAPDATLEVTLDRTIQADETYVRHLFQNLFENAVEHGGSDLTVTVGELPTDSAGGDSTDGSVGVSSERSEDEARQGAERTAGGFYVADDGVGIPADQRNDIFEIGYTTAAEQGGTGLGLAFVRELAEVYEWDVSVTESEAGGAQFEFRNVR; from the coding sequence ATGGAAACGTCAGGGCCGTCGTCGCCGGACACGTTCGACGATGTATTCGACGTGTTTACGCGAGTTGACGTCCCCGGAACGCCGCTGACGGCGAGCGAAATCGCCGACGAACTCGGCCGCACCCCCGAGACGGTCGCCGACGAACTCGACGAACTGGTCGGCCGGGGTGCGCTCGAAGCCAAGACGGTCGGGACGGGCGAGCGCGTCTGGTGGCGACCGCCCGAGTCCTCGGAGACCGTCGAGGAGAGTTCGGAGGCCGCGCTCGACCAAGCGCAGTTCCGCAACCTCGTCGAGGCGGTCACCGACTACGCGATTTTCGTCCTCGACCGCGAGGGCCGCGTCCAGACGTGGAACGAGGGCGCGAAGCAACTCAAGGGCTACGACGAGGCCGACATCCTCGGCCAACACTTCTCCAACTTCTACACCGACGAGGACCGCGAGGCGGGCGTCCCCCAACGGAACATCGAGAGGGCCGTCGAGAACGGGCGGGTCACCGACGAGGGGTGGCGCGTCCGGAAAGACGGGACCACGTTCTGGGCGAGCGTCACGATTACGGCGATTCGGGACGACGACGGCGAACTCCAAGGGTTCATCAAGGTCACGCGGGACATGACCGATCGCCACGAGTACGAGCAGCGACTCCGAAAGGAGAAAGAGCGGTTCGAGACGCTCGTGCGCGAGGTCAAAGACTACGCCATCTTCCTGCTCGACGCCGACGGTATCGTCCAGACGTGGAACGACGGCGCGAAGCAACTCAAGGGCTACGACGAGGCCGAAATCGTCGGCCAACACTTCTCGGCGTTCTACACCGACGAGGATCGCGAGGCGGGTCGGCCCGAACAGAACCTCAGCGTCGCCGCCGAGCAGGGGCGAGTCGAAGACGAGGGCAAGCGCGTCCGGAAGGACGGGACCACGTTCTGGGCGAACGTCATCATCACGGCGCTCTACGACGACGAAGGAGAGGTCCGCGGGTTCGCGAAGGTCACGCGGGACATGACCGAGCGCCACGAGTACGAGCAGCGACTCCGCGCACAGCGCGACGAGTTGGACGAACTCAACCAGATAAACACTGTCATCCGGGACATCGACCAAGCGCTCGTCACGGCGACCACGCGCGAGGAAATCGAGCAGGCGGTGTGCAATCGGTTGGCGTCCTCGACCACCTACTCGGCCGCGTGGGTCGGCGAGTTCACCGAGGACTACGAGGACATCACGCCCCGAACGTGGGCCGGGGTCGACGACGAGTATCTGGAGACGGTCCGGAACGCGAACACCGACGACGCCAAGGAGACGGAGAAGGGCGTCGGGGCGCTCGCGCTCCGAACCGGGTCGGTCCAACCCGTCCAGCGACTGCAGAGGGACTCGGACGGCGAACCGTGGCGACAGGCGTCGCTCGCCGAAGGCTTCGAGTCGGCGATTTCGGTCCCGCTCCTCTACGACGAGGTCGAGTACGGCGTCCTGACCGTGTACGCCGACCACGAGTCGGCGTTCGACCAGCGCAAAATCGCCGTGCTGAGCGAGTTGGGCGAGACGATAAGCCACGCGATAGCGGCTATCAGGCGCAAGGAACGCGAGCAGACGCTGACCGCGTTGCAGGAATCGACGCGGGAGTTGCTCCGGACCGAGACCCAGACGGAAATCGGCGACATCATCGTCGGGACCCTCACCGACGACATCTCGTTGGCCGACGCGGTCGTGTACGCCTTCGATACCGCCGAGAACGCCCTCGAACCGATAGCGGCGTCGTCCCGGGGCGACGCGGGCGCGGGCCGACCGGTCACTGTCAGCGCGGGTGCGGACTCTCCCATCTGGACGAGTTTCGAACGAGGCGAAACCCAGTTCACCGACTCGGTCGCGCCGTCGGGAGAGAGCGGTACCCACCGGACGATGCTGGTTCCGCTCGGCGAGTACGGCGTCCTCGCCGTCGGTGTGGGTGAGCAGGAGTCGTTCGACGGGAAGATGCGGAACCTCGTCGAACTCGTCGCGGCGACCGCGGAAGCCGCGTTCAAGCGAACCGACCGCGAGCGCCGCCTGCAACACCAGAACGACCGCTTGGACAGTTTCGCGAGCATGCTCGCCCACGAGTTGCGCAACCCCGTCACCATCGGCCAGATATACGGTCGCCAACTGCCGACCGACGAAGCGCCGGAGGCGGTCGACTACGTCACCGAGGCGTTCGACCGCATCGAGGACATGATAGACGTGCTGTTGGTGTTGGCGCGGGGCCGCGAGGCGGTCGACGAGCAGGCCCCGGTCCCGCTGGCGGACGTGGCGCGGGACGCGTGGGAAGAGGTCGAGGCCCCGGACGCGACGCTGGAGGTGACGCTCGACCGGACGATTCAGGCCGACGAGACGTACGTCCGCCACCTGTTCCAGAACCTGTTCGAGAACGCCGTCGAACACGGCGGCAGCGACCTCACCGTCACGGTGGGCGAACTCCCGACCGACTCCGCGGGCGGCGACTCGACGGACGGGTCGGTCGGCGTCTCGTCCGAGCGGAGCGAGGACGAGGCTCGGCAGGGAGCGGAGCGGACTGCCGGCGGGTTCTACGTGGCCGACGACGGCGTCGGAATCCCGGCCGACCAGCGGAACGACATCTTCGAAATCGGCTACACGACCGCGGCCGAGCAGGGAGGTACCGGATTGGGGCTTGCGTTCGTCCGGGAGTTGGCCGAGGTGTACGAGTGGGACGTGTCCGTGACCGAGAGCGAGGCCGGCGGGGCGCAGTTCGAGTTCCGAAACGTCCGCTGA